GCTGAACTTTACACCAATGCAAAAGAATCCGTTTTTGATTTCAAGAACAAATGATCCGTTTGATAAAAATGTGCAGTACGATTCCTCTGGAAAAGTATTGGTGACACCTGATAATCCATATGGTTTGACTTTTGACACGACTTATGTTTATGGACAAAACCAGACCATTCGAGGCTTTTTTGGATTGCGATATACTTTGAGGTGATTTTTTCTGATTGTCACCCTGAGCGAAGTCGAAGGGCTTGCCAGTTAGAGCGGGGCTTCGACTTCGCTCAGCCTGACAATTGCTAATCAATCATATTAAAAAAAATCCTTTTAATCTGTGTGATCAGTGGCAAAAAAAACAAAACAATGAAAAAGCTATTTCTTTTAATTTGCTTGTTAGGAATAACTTCAATAGGATTTTGCCAGTTAAAAAGCAGAACCTTTGAGGAAATAGATAGCTTGCAGCAGATTCAAAAACGAAAAATTATTGTTTTCATTCATACCGATTGGTGTCAGTTTTGTCAACACATGAAAGCAACAACTTTCAAAAATCAGGAAATTATCAATGAGCTAAATTCAAATTTCTATTTTATTGATTTTAATGCTGAAGATAAAAGAGAAATAACGTTTAATAACCGAACGTTTAAGTATCAACCTTCTGGAAATGATGTAGGAGTGCATGAACTGGCACTGCAACTCGGAACAAA
The sequence above is drawn from the Flavobacterium sp. N2038 genome and encodes:
- a CDS encoding thioredoxin family protein, whose translation is MKKLFLLICLLGITSIGFCQLKSRTFEEIDSLQQIQKRKIIVFIHTDWCQFCQHMKATTFKNQEIINELNSNFYFIDFNAEDKREITFNNRTFKYQPSGNDVGVHELALQLGTNNKQLVYPALCVLNEKNEIIFQYNNYLSIYDFMILLGKLEK